In one Candidatus Methylomirabilota bacterium genomic region, the following are encoded:
- a CDS encoding type III polyketide synthase — MGAPKIVAVATATPPHRFDQATLLRIAGYVDPLRAGFFTNSQIDGRHLYLDPETFTPDESVDEVQARFRRGALELGADAVRRVVERAGWDLADVDFLATTTCTGRLCPSLDAHLIAKLGLKSTIQRVHVGDTGCASAMVALQQAVNHLHAFPRHRAVVVAVEICSAAYFLDDRLESAVAHAIFADGAGALAVSGEGEGPAVVGHQSLFRSEHLPAMGFEFPGGRQRVVLSKEVRRIGAAMMKEMADSLMVSQGLKKEDVRHFVLHSAGRRVIEQARRLLDLDDSQVAHSRQVLKRFGNMSSATVLFVLEETLNTGQPVAGDWGLMIALGPGFAAEGALLRW, encoded by the coding sequence ATGGGCGCGCCAAAAATCGTCGCCGTCGCCACCGCCACGCCGCCCCACCGCTTCGATCAGGCGACGCTCTTGCGGATCGCGGGCTACGTCGATCCGCTCCGCGCGGGCTTCTTCACCAACAGCCAGATCGACGGCCGCCACCTCTACCTCGACCCCGAGACGTTCACGCCGGACGAGAGCGTGGACGAGGTGCAGGCGCGCTTCCGCCGCGGCGCGCTCGAGCTGGGCGCGGACGCTGTGCGGCGCGTCGTCGAGCGCGCCGGCTGGGACCTGGCCGACGTCGACTTCCTCGCGACGACCACGTGCACGGGGCGCCTCTGCCCGAGCCTGGACGCGCATCTCATCGCCAAGCTCGGTCTCAAGTCCACCATCCAGCGCGTCCACGTCGGCGATACGGGCTGCGCCAGCGCGATGGTCGCGCTCCAGCAGGCCGTCAACCACCTCCACGCCTTCCCGCGTCACCGCGCCGTGGTCGTCGCCGTCGAGATCTGCTCGGCGGCCTACTTCCTCGACGACAGGCTCGAGAGCGCGGTGGCGCACGCCATCTTCGCCGATGGCGCGGGGGCGCTCGCGGTGAGCGGCGAAGGCGAGGGTCCGGCCGTGGTCGGCCACCAGAGCCTGTTCCGCTCCGAGCACCTGCCGGCCATGGGCTTCGAGTTTCCCGGCGGCCGCCAGCGCGTCGTCCTGTCCAAGGAAGTGCGCCGGATCGGCGCCGCCATGATGAAGGAGATGGCCGACAGCCTCATGGTCTCGCAGGGGCTCAAGAAGGAAGACGTCCGCCACTTCGTGCTGCACTCGGCCGGCCGCCGTGTGATCGAGCAGGCTCGGCGGCTCCTGGACCTCGACGACTCGCAGGTTGCCCACTCGCGTCAGGTACTCAAGCGCTTCGGCAACATGTCCTCGGCGACCGTGCTCTTCGTGCTCGAGGAGACGCTCAACACCGGGCAGCCGGTGGCGGGCGACTGGGGGTTGATGATCGCGCTGGGCCCCGGCTTCGCCGCCGAGGGCGCCCTCCTGAGGTGGTGA
- a CDS encoding gamma carbonic anhydrase family protein gives MPLFSFEGKSPRVHPTAFIAPTACLIGDVTVEENASVWYNAVVRADFSPIIIRRGANVQDCSVIHVTPAGGSDIGPGATVGHLCLVHAATLGEECLVGNGSTVLDGARIGVRAMIGAGSLLTPGTEIPDGMLALGAPCKVKGPLAGTSAERWVAINPAGYQALAQRHRAGVKPI, from the coding sequence ATGCCCCTCTTCTCGTTCGAAGGCAAGTCGCCGCGTGTGCATCCCACGGCCTTCATCGCCCCGACCGCGTGCCTGATCGGCGATGTCACCGTGGAGGAGAACGCCTCGGTCTGGTACAACGCCGTCGTGCGCGCGGACTTCTCGCCGATCATCATCAGGCGCGGCGCCAACGTCCAGGACTGCTCCGTGATCCACGTCACGCCGGCCGGCGGCAGCGACATCGGCCCCGGCGCGACGGTCGGCCACCTCTGCCTGGTGCACGCGGCGACGCTGGGAGAGGAATGCCTCGTGGGCAACGGCTCGACGGTGCTCGACGGCGCCAGGATCGGCGTGCGCGCCATGATCGGCGCGGGCTCGCTCCTCACGCCGGGGACCGAGATTCCCGACGGGATGCTGGCGCTGGGCGCGCCGTGCAAGGTCAAGGGTCCGCTCGCGGGAACTTCGGCCGAGCGTTGGGTGGCGATCAACCCCGCAGGCTACCAGGCCCTCGCCCAGCGGCACCGCGCGGGCGTCAAGCCCATCTGA
- a CDS encoding methyltransferase domain-containing protein produces MAFLKPTPLERDADAVELMDRPASFDEIAGSLEAITQLNGFFGGRSLTLRHVRDLLATLPPDRPVTVLDVGAGAADIPVALVRWARRSGRGIRVLALDRDGATLKYARGYAAAYPEITLIQGDALALPVRPGSVDLVISALTLHHLQPEEATRYLAEIDAAARLGWVVNDLVRGRAAHRLVWLLTRLFSRSAMARHDGPMSILRSYTPPEVTALCQKAGFFDVKVVHHAVLLRQCAVRAKR; encoded by the coding sequence GTGGCTTTCCTGAAACCGACGCCGCTCGAGCGCGACGCCGACGCGGTCGAATTGATGGACCGCCCCGCCTCGTTCGACGAGATCGCCGGCTCCCTCGAGGCCATCACTCAGCTCAACGGTTTCTTCGGCGGACGCTCGCTGACGCTGCGGCATGTGCGCGACCTGTTGGCCACGCTGCCCCCCGACAGGCCTGTGACGGTGCTCGACGTGGGCGCGGGCGCCGCTGACATCCCGGTGGCGCTGGTACGCTGGGCGCGGCGCTCGGGCCGCGGCATCCGCGTGCTCGCCCTCGACCGCGACGGCGCCACGCTCAAGTACGCCCGCGGCTACGCGGCCGCGTATCCCGAGATCACGCTCATCCAGGGCGACGCTCTCGCGCTCCCAGTTCGACCCGGGTCGGTGGACCTGGTCATCTCGGCGCTGACCCTCCACCATCTCCAGCCGGAGGAGGCGACACGCTACCTGGCAGAGATAGATGCCGCGGCGCGCCTCGGCTGGGTGGTCAACGATCTCGTGCGCGGGCGCGCGGCCCATCGTCTCGTCTGGCTTCTCACGCGCCTGTTCTCGCGGAGCGCGATGGCGCGACACGACGGGCCGATGTCCATCCTGCGCTCCTACACGCCTCCCGAGGTCACCGCGCTGTGCCAGAAGGCCGGGTTCTTCGACGTGAAGGT